A section of the Bombus huntii isolate Logan2020A chromosome 5, iyBomHunt1.1, whole genome shotgun sequence genome encodes:
- the LOC126866201 gene encoding cAMP-dependent protein kinase type I regulatory subunit isoform X3 — protein MYEEQAHDAKQQIATSPEDTEDIPAGQQGPQVPRRRGGISAEPVSEEDATSYVKKVVPKDYKTMAALSKAIAKNVLFAHLDENERSDIFDAMFPVTFLPGEAIIRQGDEGDNFYVIDQGEVEIFVNGELATTIGEGGSFGELALIYGTPRAATVRAKTDVKLWGIDRDSYRRILMGSTIRKRKMYEEFLSRVSILESLDKWERLTVADALEPVAFDDGETIVRQGEPGEDFYIIVEGTAVVLQQRSEGEELAEVGRLGPSDYFGEIALLLDRPRAATVVARGPLKCVKLDRARFERVLGPCADILKRNITQYNSFVSLSV, from the exons ATGTACGAG GAGCAGGCTCACGATGCTAAGCAACAGATTGCGACCAGTCCAGAGGATACTGAGGACATACCTGCTGGACAGCAAGGTCCTCAAGTTCCGAGGCGAAGAGGAGGCATCTCCGCGGAACCGGTCTCTGAAGAAGATGCGACAAGTTATGTTAAAAAAGTTGTGCCCAAGGATTACAAAACAATGGCTGCCTTGAGTAAAGCCATCGCAAAAAATGTCCTCTTCGCTCATCTCGACGAGAACGAACGTTCTGATATATTTGACGCCATGTTTCCTGTCACGTTTTTGCCCGGAGAGGCAATTATTCGTCAAG GCGACGAAGGTGACAACTTTTATGTAATCGATCAAGGAGAGGTCGAAATCTTTGTCAATGGTGAACTAGCCACGACCATAGGAGAAGGTGGAAGTTTCGGTGAACTTGCGTTGATATATGGGACTCCACGTGCTGCGACTGTTCGAGCAAAGACGGATGTTAAGTTATGGGGTATCGATAGAGATTCATATCGCAGAATTCTCATGGGCTCTACAATAAGGAAACGAAAGATGTATGAGGAGTTCCTTTCCAGAGTTTCAATTTTGG AATCTTTGGATAAGTGGGAACGGCTCACAGTAGCCGATGCTTTAGAACCGGTGGCATTTGACGATGGTGAGACAATAGTTCGGCAGGGTGAACCGGGTGAAGATTTTTACATAATCGTCGAAGGCACAGCTGTTGTTTTACAGCAACGTTCAGAGGGTGAAGAATTAGCGGAAGTCGGTCGTTTAGGACCATCTGATTATTTCG GTGAAATTGCATTGCTATTGGACAGGCCGAGAGCAGCGACTGTCGTGGCGCGAGGCCCTTTAAAATGTGTGAAACTCGACCGAGCAAGATTCGAGCGAGTTTTAGGTCCGTGCGCGGATATTTTGAAACGCAACATCACTCAGTATAACAGTTTCGTGTCCCTATCCGTATAA
- the LOC126866195 gene encoding gamma-1-syntrophin isoform X2, translating to MRINATKMSTPIEEKIDQKLKVRTGMVSVSDGKSKSVPMRLHLSMEVLKLQREDLETANHNKPPLDAKERMVQITRQKVGGLGLSIKGGAEHKLPVLISRIYKGQAADECGQLFVGDAIIKVNGEYITACNHDDAVNILRNAGDIVVLTVKHYRAAKPFLQKNEKEEKLDNVANGGSEDEWLSPNRQSGSPRCGHSRQSSNASATSMQYKKWIDVITVPLMMAYVTRYIFGTDKLRRNAFEVRGLNGARTGVIHCDDSAILSQWLKYITDNITGLTHLQMKLYNRNFGVGERIEYMGWVNEAVSNSNQPWQSYRPRFLALKGPDLLLFETPPCNIGDWSRCALTFKVYQTMFRVMRESENVDERQHCFLAQSPGKPPRYLSVETRQELLRVEAAWHTAVCSAVTHLKSKTFPVTFNGRSAGLTLEWTQGFTLSYEDIGETVWRYKFSQLRGSSDDGKSRLKLHFQELDSIAIETKELECSQLQNLLFCMHAFLTAKVAAVDPTFLTSTTP from the exons atgaGAATCAACGCAACGAAAATGAGTACTCCGATCGAGGAGAAGATTGATCAGAAGCTGAAG GTGAGGACAGGGATGGTGAGTGTTAGTGATGGAAAAAGTAAGTCAGTACCAATGCGTTTACATTTGTCTATGGAAGTTTTAAAGCTACAAAGGGAAGATTTAGAG ACAGCAAATCATAATAAACCACCATTAGATGCTAAAGAGAGAATGGTGCAAATCACTAGACAAAAAGTTGGAGGATTAGGATTAAGCATAAAGGGAGGAGCAGAGCATAAACTTCCTGTACTCATATCTAGAATTTATAAAGGTCAGGCAGCTGATGAATGTGGTCAACTATTTGTAGGAGATGCAATTATTAAAG taaaTGGAGAATATATAACTGCATGTAATCATGATGATGCTGTTAACATTTTGAGAAATGCAGGTGATATAGTAGTTTTGACAGTAAAACATTATCGTGCAGCAAAGccatttttacaaaaaaatg aaaaagaagagaaattagATAATGTTGCAAATGGAGGTTCAGAAGATGAATGGTTATCACCTAACAGACAAAGTGGTAGTCCTAGATGTGGTCATAGTAGACAAAGTTCAAATGCATCAGCCACTTCAATGCAATATAAGAAATGGATAGATGTTATAACAG TTCCATTAATGATGGCTTATGTGACAAGATACATCTTTGGAACAGATAAGTTAAGAAGAAATGCGTTCGAAGTAAGAGGATTAAATGGTGCACGTACTGGTGTAATACACTGTGATGATAGTGCTATTCTGAGTCAATGGTTAAAGTATATAACTGATAATATTACAGGATTAACACATTTACAG atgaaattatataatcGTAATTTTGGAGTCGGTGAACGTATAGAATACATGGGCTGGGTTAATGAAGCAGTAAGCAATAGTAATCAGCCATGGCAGAGTTATAGACCGAGATTTTTAGCACTGAAAGGACCCGATTTGTTATTATTTGAAACGCCCCCT TGTAATATAGGAGATTGGTCACGATGTGCATTAACTTTTAAAGTATATCAAACAATGTTTCGTGTAATGCGAGAGTCCGAAAATGTAGATGAAAGACAGCACTGCTTTTTAGCACAAAGTCCGGGTAAACCTCCACGATATCTAAGCGTTGAAACTAGACAAGAACTCTTAAGAGTTGAGGCAGCATGGCATACTGCAGTGTGTTCAGCTGTTACACATTTGAAA AGTAAAACCTTTCCTGTTACTTTTAATGGAAGGAGCGCAGGATTAACCTTAGAATGGACTCAAGGTTTCACACTTTCTTATGAAGATATTGGAGAGACTGTATGGCGTTATAAATTTTCACAATTAAGAGGATCTAGCGACGATGGAAAAAGTAGACTGAAGTTACATTTTCAAGAGTTGGATAGTATCGCTATTGAGACAAag GAATTGGAATGTTCTCAGTTGCAGAATTTATTGTTCTGTATGCATGCATTCTTAACTGCAAAGGTTGCTGCAGTTGATCCAACATTTTTAACATCAACAACTCCGTAA
- the LOC126866201 gene encoding cAMP-dependent protein kinase type I regulatory subunit isoform X1, which translates to MAANLEEEQSLRECEEYVQRHNIQQVLKDCIVQLCVGRPENPISFLREYFQKLEREQAHDAKQQIATSPEDTEDIPAGQQGPQVPRRRGGISAEPVSEEDATSYVKKVVPKDYKTMAALSKAIAKNVLFAHLDENERSDIFDAMFPVTFLPGEAIIRQGDEGDNFYVIDQGEVEIFVNGELATTIGEGGSFGELALIYGTPRAATVRAKTDVKLWGIDRDSYRRILMGSTIRKRKMYEEFLSRVSILESLDKWERLTVADALEPVAFDDGETIVRQGEPGEDFYIIVEGTAVVLQQRSEGEELAEVGRLGPSDYFGEIALLLDRPRAATVVARGPLKCVKLDRARFERVLGPCADILKRNITQYNSFVSLSV; encoded by the exons ATGGCGGCGAATCTCGAGGAAGAGCAAAGTTTAAGAGAGTGCGAGGAATACGTACAGAGACACAATATTCAACAAGTTTTAAAAGACTGTATAGTGCAGCTGTGTGTGGGGCGTCCTGAAAATCCCATATCATTCTTGAGAGAATACTTTCAAAAACTGGAACGG GAGCAGGCTCACGATGCTAAGCAACAGATTGCGACCAGTCCAGAGGATACTGAGGACATACCTGCTGGACAGCAAGGTCCTCAAGTTCCGAGGCGAAGAGGAGGCATCTCCGCGGAACCGGTCTCTGAAGAAGATGCGACAAGTTATGTTAAAAAAGTTGTGCCCAAGGATTACAAAACAATGGCTGCCTTGAGTAAAGCCATCGCAAAAAATGTCCTCTTCGCTCATCTCGACGAGAACGAACGTTCTGATATATTTGACGCCATGTTTCCTGTCACGTTTTTGCCCGGAGAGGCAATTATTCGTCAAG GCGACGAAGGTGACAACTTTTATGTAATCGATCAAGGAGAGGTCGAAATCTTTGTCAATGGTGAACTAGCCACGACCATAGGAGAAGGTGGAAGTTTCGGTGAACTTGCGTTGATATATGGGACTCCACGTGCTGCGACTGTTCGAGCAAAGACGGATGTTAAGTTATGGGGTATCGATAGAGATTCATATCGCAGAATTCTCATGGGCTCTACAATAAGGAAACGAAAGATGTATGAGGAGTTCCTTTCCAGAGTTTCAATTTTGG AATCTTTGGATAAGTGGGAACGGCTCACAGTAGCCGATGCTTTAGAACCGGTGGCATTTGACGATGGTGAGACAATAGTTCGGCAGGGTGAACCGGGTGAAGATTTTTACATAATCGTCGAAGGCACAGCTGTTGTTTTACAGCAACGTTCAGAGGGTGAAGAATTAGCGGAAGTCGGTCGTTTAGGACCATCTGATTATTTCG GTGAAATTGCATTGCTATTGGACAGGCCGAGAGCAGCGACTGTCGTGGCGCGAGGCCCTTTAAAATGTGTGAAACTCGACCGAGCAAGATTCGAGCGAGTTTTAGGTCCGTGCGCGGATATTTTGAAACGCAACATCACTCAGTATAACAGTTTCGTGTCCCTATCCGTATAA
- the LOC126866201 gene encoding cAMP-dependent protein kinase type I regulatory subunit isoform X2 yields MVQQEQAHDAKQQIATSPEDTEDIPAGQQGPQVPRRRGGISAEPVSEEDATSYVKKVVPKDYKTMAALSKAIAKNVLFAHLDENERSDIFDAMFPVTFLPGEAIIRQGDEGDNFYVIDQGEVEIFVNGELATTIGEGGSFGELALIYGTPRAATVRAKTDVKLWGIDRDSYRRILMGSTIRKRKMYEEFLSRVSILESLDKWERLTVADALEPVAFDDGETIVRQGEPGEDFYIIVEGTAVVLQQRSEGEELAEVGRLGPSDYFGEIALLLDRPRAATVVARGPLKCVKLDRARFERVLGPCADILKRNITQYNSFVSLSV; encoded by the exons ATGGTGCAACAG GAGCAGGCTCACGATGCTAAGCAACAGATTGCGACCAGTCCAGAGGATACTGAGGACATACCTGCTGGACAGCAAGGTCCTCAAGTTCCGAGGCGAAGAGGAGGCATCTCCGCGGAACCGGTCTCTGAAGAAGATGCGACAAGTTATGTTAAAAAAGTTGTGCCCAAGGATTACAAAACAATGGCTGCCTTGAGTAAAGCCATCGCAAAAAATGTCCTCTTCGCTCATCTCGACGAGAACGAACGTTCTGATATATTTGACGCCATGTTTCCTGTCACGTTTTTGCCCGGAGAGGCAATTATTCGTCAAG GCGACGAAGGTGACAACTTTTATGTAATCGATCAAGGAGAGGTCGAAATCTTTGTCAATGGTGAACTAGCCACGACCATAGGAGAAGGTGGAAGTTTCGGTGAACTTGCGTTGATATATGGGACTCCACGTGCTGCGACTGTTCGAGCAAAGACGGATGTTAAGTTATGGGGTATCGATAGAGATTCATATCGCAGAATTCTCATGGGCTCTACAATAAGGAAACGAAAGATGTATGAGGAGTTCCTTTCCAGAGTTTCAATTTTGG AATCTTTGGATAAGTGGGAACGGCTCACAGTAGCCGATGCTTTAGAACCGGTGGCATTTGACGATGGTGAGACAATAGTTCGGCAGGGTGAACCGGGTGAAGATTTTTACATAATCGTCGAAGGCACAGCTGTTGTTTTACAGCAACGTTCAGAGGGTGAAGAATTAGCGGAAGTCGGTCGTTTAGGACCATCTGATTATTTCG GTGAAATTGCATTGCTATTGGACAGGCCGAGAGCAGCGACTGTCGTGGCGCGAGGCCCTTTAAAATGTGTGAAACTCGACCGAGCAAGATTCGAGCGAGTTTTAGGTCCGTGCGCGGATATTTTGAAACGCAACATCACTCAGTATAACAGTTTCGTGTCCCTATCCGTATAA
- the LOC126866195 gene encoding gamma-1-syntrophin isoform X1 has translation MRINATKMSTPIEEKIDQKLKVRTGMVSVSDGKSKSVPMRLHLSMEVLKLQREDLEQTANHNKPPLDAKERMVQITRQKVGGLGLSIKGGAEHKLPVLISRIYKGQAADECGQLFVGDAIIKVNGEYITACNHDDAVNILRNAGDIVVLTVKHYRAAKPFLQKNEKEEKLDNVANGGSEDEWLSPNRQSGSPRCGHSRQSSNASATSMQYKKWIDVITVPLMMAYVTRYIFGTDKLRRNAFEVRGLNGARTGVIHCDDSAILSQWLKYITDNITGLTHLQMKLYNRNFGVGERIEYMGWVNEAVSNSNQPWQSYRPRFLALKGPDLLLFETPPCNIGDWSRCALTFKVYQTMFRVMRESENVDERQHCFLAQSPGKPPRYLSVETRQELLRVEAAWHTAVCSAVTHLKSKTFPVTFNGRSAGLTLEWTQGFTLSYEDIGETVWRYKFSQLRGSSDDGKSRLKLHFQELDSIAIETKELECSQLQNLLFCMHAFLTAKVAAVDPTFLTSTTP, from the exons atgaGAATCAACGCAACGAAAATGAGTACTCCGATCGAGGAGAAGATTGATCAGAAGCTGAAG GTGAGGACAGGGATGGTGAGTGTTAGTGATGGAAAAAGTAAGTCAGTACCAATGCGTTTACATTTGTCTATGGAAGTTTTAAAGCTACAAAGGGAAGATTTAGAG CAGACAGCAAATCATAATAAACCACCATTAGATGCTAAAGAGAGAATGGTGCAAATCACTAGACAAAAAGTTGGAGGATTAGGATTAAGCATAAAGGGAGGAGCAGAGCATAAACTTCCTGTACTCATATCTAGAATTTATAAAGGTCAGGCAGCTGATGAATGTGGTCAACTATTTGTAGGAGATGCAATTATTAAAG taaaTGGAGAATATATAACTGCATGTAATCATGATGATGCTGTTAACATTTTGAGAAATGCAGGTGATATAGTAGTTTTGACAGTAAAACATTATCGTGCAGCAAAGccatttttacaaaaaaatg aaaaagaagagaaattagATAATGTTGCAAATGGAGGTTCAGAAGATGAATGGTTATCACCTAACAGACAAAGTGGTAGTCCTAGATGTGGTCATAGTAGACAAAGTTCAAATGCATCAGCCACTTCAATGCAATATAAGAAATGGATAGATGTTATAACAG TTCCATTAATGATGGCTTATGTGACAAGATACATCTTTGGAACAGATAAGTTAAGAAGAAATGCGTTCGAAGTAAGAGGATTAAATGGTGCACGTACTGGTGTAATACACTGTGATGATAGTGCTATTCTGAGTCAATGGTTAAAGTATATAACTGATAATATTACAGGATTAACACATTTACAG atgaaattatataatcGTAATTTTGGAGTCGGTGAACGTATAGAATACATGGGCTGGGTTAATGAAGCAGTAAGCAATAGTAATCAGCCATGGCAGAGTTATAGACCGAGATTTTTAGCACTGAAAGGACCCGATTTGTTATTATTTGAAACGCCCCCT TGTAATATAGGAGATTGGTCACGATGTGCATTAACTTTTAAAGTATATCAAACAATGTTTCGTGTAATGCGAGAGTCCGAAAATGTAGATGAAAGACAGCACTGCTTTTTAGCACAAAGTCCGGGTAAACCTCCACGATATCTAAGCGTTGAAACTAGACAAGAACTCTTAAGAGTTGAGGCAGCATGGCATACTGCAGTGTGTTCAGCTGTTACACATTTGAAA AGTAAAACCTTTCCTGTTACTTTTAATGGAAGGAGCGCAGGATTAACCTTAGAATGGACTCAAGGTTTCACACTTTCTTATGAAGATATTGGAGAGACTGTATGGCGTTATAAATTTTCACAATTAAGAGGATCTAGCGACGATGGAAAAAGTAGACTGAAGTTACATTTTCAAGAGTTGGATAGTATCGCTATTGAGACAAag GAATTGGAATGTTCTCAGTTGCAGAATTTATTGTTCTGTATGCATGCATTCTTAACTGCAAAGGTTGCTGCAGTTGATCCAACATTTTTAACATCAACAACTCCGTAA